One Euphorbia lathyris chromosome 1, ddEupLath1.1, whole genome shotgun sequence DNA segment encodes these proteins:
- the LOC136210979 gene encoding uncharacterized protein, protein MEPPKHLEHDEDDIHPLRIFLQDDHDHDHDPGQLQSDGVTMLPHATPNQNHYIPSIHSTILIRQLPSQGLSFQLWPAAITLVTLLDRHHSNPSSSPLSPLINASSSTAPLNVLELGSGTGLVGLAAAMTLGANVTVTDLPHVIPNLQFNVDANAEAVVVGGGNVDVAALRWGKEGDGDVEILGKEFDLILASDVVYHDHLYEPLLYTLRLVMDQGEEKKKKVFVMAHLRRWKKESSFFKKAKKLFDVEVIHVDVPSEGSRIGVVVYRFYNK, encoded by the coding sequence ATGGAGCCACCTAAACACCTAGAACACGACGAAGATGATATACATCCCCTCCGCATTTTTCTACAGGATGATCATGATCATGATCATGATCCTGGTCAACTTCAATCCGACGGCGTCACTATGCTACCACATGCCACACCCAATCAAAACCATTACATCCCTTCCATCCACTCCACCATTCTCATCCGCCAGCTTCCCTCTCAAGGCCTATCTTTCCAGCTCTGGCCGGCAGCCATCACTCTCGTCACTCTCCTTGACCGCCACCACTCAAATCCTTCATCCAGTCCTCTCTCTCCGCTCATCAATGCCTCGTCATCTACCGCTCCGCTCAATGTCCTTGAGCTCGGATCCGGCACTGGCCTCGTCGGACTCGCGGCAGCGATGACGCTTGGTGCTAATGTGACGGTGACTGACCTGCCTCATGTGATCCCTAACCTCCAGTTCAACGTGGATGCCAATGCGGAAGCGGTGGTTGTGGGAGGCGGGAACGTGGATGTGGCTGCTCTCCGGTGGGGAAAGGAAGGCGACGGAGATGTGGAGATTTTAGGGAAGGAATTTGATCTGATATTGGCATCTGATGTGGTTTATCATGATCATCTTTACGAACCTTTGCTTTATACACTGCGTTTGGTAATGGATCAAggggaggagaagaagaagaaagtgtttGTTATGGCTCATTTGAGGAGGTGGAAGAAAGAATCATCATTCTTTAAGAAGGCTAAGAAATTGTTTGATGTTGAGGTTATTCACGTTGATGTTCCTTCCGAGGGATCCAGGATTGGAGTTGTTGTTTACCGATTTTATAACAAGTGA
- the LOC136204983 gene encoding vacuolar sorting protein 39, protein MVHSAYDSFELLSSCPTKIDAIESYGSKLLVGCSDGALRIYGPESSISDRSPPSDYHGQTLELRKEKFGLEKTVTGFSKKPLLSMEVLASRELLLSLSESIAFHRLPNLETLAVITKAKGANVYSWDDRRGFLCFARQKRVSIFRHDGGRGFVEVKEFGVPDAVKSMSWCGENICLGIRKEYVILNAISGALAEVFPSGRLAPPLVVSLPSGELLLGKENIGVFVDQNGKLLQAERICWSEAPSVIVIQKPYAIGLLPRRVEIRSLRVPYPLIQTVVLQNVRHLIQSSNAVIVALDKSVYGLFPVPLGAQIVQLTASGNFDEALALCKLLPPEDSSLRAAKEGSIHIRYAHYLFDNGSYEDAMEHFLASQVDITYVLSLYPSIILPKTSMVPETEKLLDISSDPPRLSRGSSGMSDDMESSPPSQFTEFDEHAALESKKMNHNTLMALIKFLQKKRYSIIEKATAEGTEEVVSDAVGDNFGPYDSSRFKKSNKGRSNININSGAREMAAILDTALLQALLLTGQSSAAIELLKGINYCDLKICEEILQKGNHHAALLELYKCNSMHHEALKLLHQLVEESKSQAELTSKFKPESMIEYLKPLCGSDPMLVLEYSMLVLESCPTQTIELFLSGNISADLVNSYLKQHAPSMQGRYLELMLAMNEDGISRNLQNEMVQIYLSEVLEWHSDLTAQQKWDEKAYSPTRKKLLSALESISGYNPEALLKRLPPDALYEERAIILGKMNQHELALSLYVHKLLVPELALSYCDRVYESSAHQPSGKSSGNIYLTLLQIYLNPRRTIKNFEKRITNIVSSQNTVIPRVSSGTGISVKAKGGRGAKKIAAIEGAEDLRFSLSGTDSSRSDGDADEFSEEGGSTIMFDEVLDLLSRRWDRINGAQALKLLPKETKLQNLLPFLGPLMRKSSEAYRNLSVIKSLRHSENLQVKDELYSQRKTVVKITGDSMCSLCNKKIGTSVFAVYPNGKTIVHFVCFRDSQSMKVAVKGSPLRKR, encoded by the exons ATGGTACACAGTGCCTACGATTCCTTTGAGCTCCTCAGCAGTTGCCCGACAAAGATCGATGCCATCGAATCCTACGGCTCCAAGCTCCTTGTTGGCTGCTCCGATGGGGCCCTTCGAATTTACGGCCCGGAATCCTCCATCTCCGACCGATCTCCACCTTCTGATTACCATGGCCAAACTCTAGAGCTGCGGAAGGAAAAATTTGGGCTAGAGAAAACTGTGACAGGGTTTTCAAAGAAGCCTCTCTTGTCAATGGAGGTTCTGGCGTCAAGAGAGTTGCTTTTGTCGCTCTCTGAATCGATCGCCTTTCACAGGCTTCCGAATTTGGAGACATTAGCCGTGATCACCAAGGCTAAAGGTGCCAATGTGTATTCATGGGATGATAGAAGAGGGTTTTTGTGCTTCGCTAGGCAAAAGAGAGTCAGTATCTTCAGACACGATG GTGGAAGAGGCTTTGTGGAGGTTAAAGAATTTGGCGTTCCAGATGCTGTAAAGTCAATGTCTTGGTGTGGTGAAAATATATGTCTAGGGATTAGAAAGGAATACGTGATACTGAATGCCATCAGTGGTGCATTGGCCGAAGTATTTCCTTCCGGGAGACTAGCACCTCCTTTGGTGGTGTCTCTTCCTTCTGGGGAGCTTCTTCTTGGAAAG GAGAACATTGGGGTCTTTGTGGACCAAAATGGGAAGCTTCTTCAAGCAGAGAGGATTTGTTGGTCAGAGGCACCTTCTGTTATTGTCATTCAGAAACCATATGCAATTGGTCTGCTTCCCAGACGTGTTGAG ATAAGATCTCTCCGAGTTCCATATCCATTAATACAGACAGTTGTTCTTCAGAATGTCCGTCATCTTATTCAAAGCAGCAATGCAGTAATTGTTGCATTAGACAAGTCTGTGTACGGGCTCTTCCCTGTTCCTCTCGGTGCACAG ATTGTACAGTTAACAGCATCTGGAAATTTTGATGAGGCTTTGGCCTTGTGCAAGCTTCTTCCGCCAGAGGATTCAAGCCTTCGAGCAGCAAAGGAGGGATCCATTCATATAAG ATACGCCCACTATCTTTTTGATAATGGAAGCTATGAGGATGCTATGGAACACTTTTTAGCATCTCAAGTGGATATCACCTACGTGCTGTCCTTATATCCCTCGATTATTCTTCCTAAGACATCCATGGTTCCTGAAACAGAAAAGCTGTTGGACATTTCTTCAGATCCTCCGCGTCTCTCACGAGGTTCGTCTGGAATGTCAGATGATATGGAATCCTCACCTCCATCACAGTTTACAGAATTTGATGAGCATGCAGCTCTTGAATCCAAGAAAATGAACCATAATACACTCATGGCTCTCATTAAGTTCTTGCAGAAAAAAAGATACAGTATAATTGAAAAGGCCACTGCTGAAGGAACAGAAGAAGTTGTTTCAGATGCTGTTGGAGATAATTTTGGACCTTACGACTCTAGTAGGTTTAAAAAATCAAACAAG GGGCGTAGTAACATCAATATTAACTCTGGTGCTAGAGAAATGGCTGCAATATTAGATACAGCTCTACTTCAAGCTCTTCTTCTTACTGGACAGTCTTCTGCAGCTATAGAGTTACTCAAAGGTATTAACTATTGTGACCTGAAGATATGCGAGGAGATTCTTCAAAAAGGAAATCATCATGCTGCCTTATTGGAACTTTATAAGTGCAATTCTATGCACCATGAAGCTCTTAAGCTTTTGCATCAATTAGTTGAAGAGTCAAAATCACAAGCTGAGCTTACCTCAAAATTTAAGCCTGAATCGATGATTGAATATCTCAAG CCACTTTGTGGGTCAGATCCCATGCTTGTCCTGGAGTACTCGATGCTTGTTCTTGAAAGCTGTCCAACACAAACTATTGAGCTTTTTTTGTCAGGGAATATTTCTGCAGACTTGGTTAACTCTTATTTGAAGCAGCATGCTCCAAGTATGCAGGGAAGATATTTAGAACTTATGCTTGCAATGAATGAAGATGGGATCTCAAGAAACCTGCAGAACGAAATG GTGCAAATATATCTTTCAGAAGTACTAGAATGGCATTCAGATCTTACTGCTCAACAGAAATGGGATGAGAAAGCTTATTCCCCAACCAGGAAGAAACTGTTGTCTGCCTTGGAGAGTATCTCTGGTTATAACCCAGAGGCCTTGTTGAAACGACTTCCACCAGATGCACTGTATGAAGAGCGTGCAATAATACTAGGGAAAATGAATCAACATGAGCTTGCCTTATCTCTTTATGTTCACAAG CTTCTTGTTCCTGAACTAGCATTGTCCTATTGTGATCGAGTATACGAGTCTTCGGCTCATCAACCATCGGGAAAATCTTCTGGCAATATATACCTCACTTTGCTACAAATTTATCTGAATCCCCGGAGGACAATCAAGAACTTTGAAAAGAGAATTACAAACATTGTATCCTCTCAAAATACAGTAATACCTAGGGTCAGCTCCGGGACTGGGATATCAGTTAAAGCTAAAGGAGGTCGTGGAGCTAAGAAAATTGCTGCGATTGAGGGTGCAGAGGACTTGCGTTTCAGTCTTAGTGGCACGGACAGTAGCAGGAGTGATGGTGATGCAGATGAATTTAGTGAGGAAGGAGGCTCTACGATTATGTTTGACGAGGTCCTTGACCTATTGAGTAGAAGATGGGATAGGATAAATGGAGCTCAGGCCCTTAAACTTTTGCCCAAGGAAACAAAACTGCAG AATTTGCTTCCTTTCCTTGGACCTCTTATGAGAAAATCCAGTGAAGCATATAGGAATCTCTCAGTTATCAAGAGCTTGAGGCATAGTGAGAATCTGCAG GTGAAAGATGAACTGTACAGCCAAAGGAAAACAGTTGTGAAAATCACCGGTGATAGTATGTGCTCCctttgtaacaagaaaataGGGACAAGCGTGTTTGCAGTTTATCCCAATGGGAAAACAATTGTGCACTTCGTTTGCTTCAGGGACTCGCAAAGTATGAAGGTTGCAGTTAAAGGTTCACCACTACGGAAGCGATAA